A segment of the Salvelinus namaycush isolate Seneca chromosome 3, SaNama_1.0, whole genome shotgun sequence genome:
tgtgaggggaacggcacctccgtaccttcaggctctgatcaggccctacacccaaacaagggcactgcgttcatccacctctggcctgctcgcctccctacctctgaggaagtacagttcccgctcagcccagtcaaaactgttcgctgctctggcaccccaatggtggaacaaactccctcacgacgccaggtcagcggagtcaatcaccaccttccggagacacctgaaaccccacctctttaaggaatacctaggataggataaagtaatccttctaaccccccccctccccccccttaaaagagttagatgcactattgtaaagtggttgttccactggatatcataaggtgaatgcaccaatttgtaagtcgctctggataagagcgtctgctaaatgacttaaatgtaaatgtaatgtaaatgcaCAAAAAAGCTGACAAGTAATTCAAATAGACAGAGACTGAGGTCCAGGAAcggacatgtatttttttgttcacCTTTGTAACATTGCCATGTCATTCACAATCCCTTGTAATTTGCTGCCGGCACAAACAAAATTGGATAGCACTTACATTTCTGTATGTCACTATAGACTTTCATTTAACTGTCACCTGGCACATTGACATGTGCTGGAGGGGTTCCTACAAGAttctctcttttttctccccACAATTACAGCACCCAATGCAGTCCAGGTGAAGTGCTGGATATATCCTGTCGTTAGCTGTGGCCATGGTGATAAATTCAATAAGCAAGGCTCTGTCAATCTCAGACAGACTCCTCTTCCAGGAGAGAAGCCTCTGGAGTAACAGTAATGTGGCAGGTTAACACAGTTATGTGTGTGCTTATTACAgcatatatgtacagtacatgtatgaTTCTTGTAGCACTGTGAGCATACATGCATACATTTGTACAATGTGTGTCAGTAcaattaaaaatgttttttttatttttttttaatgaacatTATCATGTAAAAACAGTGAAAAGAGTTAACTTCTACAGAACGATGGCACTAGGAACCTTTGATTAAAAGACGGCTCAAAATGTCATTCTCCTGTCATCAGTGACCAGTCCTAGTAACAACCAGGTAGTTTGGTGGTTACACTGGTAACTAAAAACTGAGAGAAAGATAACTATTTTCCAGATATCACAATATAGTACAACTTAGAAACTTGTTGaaacattctttaaaaaaaggaAGGTAATACTATGCAACTAAATTCAGATCTCTTTCAAGTCGTCACTAATCCTTCACCCTTCTCGTTCTCCGTTTCAAAACAAAAAAATAGGATCTGTTGCGATCCTGTTTTTTACGTGAAAAAGTTTAGAAATAATTAAAGAGAAGGATTACTTTACACGCCTGGCATCCATCCACCCCATAACATCCTTTAAAGGTACACTAGTTTTTCCCTGATTGGCTCAAGATTGTGGCTGaaacgttacacacacacaaaaatagtTCCATTTATGCCAATCAGTAAGTCTTTTCCTCTTCTTTTTAATATTGCATTTGCCGTGACCCTCCCTCTCAGTCCTCCAAAATGAAAACAATTAACCATTAGGGCCACACTGTTGATCAGAAATAAAAGCTTTAAGAAAAGTGAAAACTAGCTTAATCTTTATCCTTATCTTATCTATCTTGCCCTTTCTAAACCTTGACATGTTGACAGAGCTTGTATGCCCACTCATACAGTAGAAATCTGGCTGCTCAAAATGGCTGTGAGCATTTGTTTAACCGATCTGTAAACTCTTCAGTCAAGGAAAAGACGGTCCCCTGTGTCTCTCCCCATGCACGTTGAAACCATCTTTAGGTGTTTCCAGTGTGTGCTCTTACTCTTCATTTGTCAAAACTTAATTTCTCTGACCTGCACATCACATGACCAGCGACCATCAAATTAGAAAATCTCAAGACACCCcaacactgggcacacactggttgaatcaactttgtttccacatcatttcaatgaaatgacgttgaaccaacgtggaatagatgttgaattgacgtctgtgcccaggggGGATATTTCCATATACACtgttatgtactgtatatccTACGTTAGCAATTATTGGACATCAAATCACAATAGCAACTACTATTCATTCCATTAGCATTGTGGTTATTCTATTTCAAAACAAAAAAATTAACAAAATTATATCAACGAGCAATATCCCAGACTAGACCAACCAGAGTCATTCACAAACTAAAAGACAAGAAAATATGTAAGGAAGAAACAAAAATGCGGGCCTGGGTTAAACGctttttgtgtttgttttttgtCTAGAACAGCAAATACTACATTGAAAGTAATTCCTGATGAGTAatactttttttctctcaaaCAAGATGTATTTGGGCACatatgactgtaagtcgctttggataaaagcatctgctaaatggcatattatgttattattatttttattaaaagATTAATAGATTGTGAACATTGTCCCGACCGTCCTTATCATGCATGCTGTGTCACTGTCATCAAAATGTAGtatgtttctctcctcttctttactctcctcctctgtctcctcatccctctatcaTATCATTCTTCCAATCCCGCTGGGCCCTGTAGACAGAGTTATTTGCTGGTTGTCTTCATGCTTGTCTTCACCACAGGGAGCTTATTCTCCAGCCTGATCAGATGCTCTGCCACCTGGTCCTCAGCCACCTCCAGGAAAGCTGCCATCTCTGGGGTGTCTACTCTCaccagctcctcctcctcttcatccaacTCCAGGACAGCAGCCATCTCTGGAGTGTCTACTACTCTCACCAGCTCCTCCACCTCCACGTCTCCCTCTCCCGCCTGCAGGGCCTCATTCTCGGCCACCTCCACCATCTCTGTGCCCTCTGTGTGCACCACTTCCACGTCTCCATCACGGAACTTCTTCACGTGGAAGGTGAAGGGCGGCACACGGTACACGGTCGTCTTGGAGCGGGCGTAGACGGTGTGGTCGGGGGTCAGAGACTTCTTCAACATCTCCTTGGAGCCCTTTAGCTTCTCCTTTCGCTCCATGTTGGGGGTCATCTTGTTGCCCAGCTTGCCCATCTTCTTTTCCAGGCTATGCTTGGTCTTCTCTAGCTTGTCGTGGGTCTTCTGCCTGGTCTTCTCCAGGTTATCCCTGGTCTTCTGCTTGGTCTTTTCTAGGTTGTCCTTGGTCTTCTGCGCTCTCTTCTCCCTCTGCTCTTTGGAGAAGGCCTTCTTGATGTTGTCCACGCGTGCCTTGCTGGAGCGTTTTATCTTCTCCGCCCGGGACTCTTCGATGATCTCCTCGATCTCCACCTCTTCGTCTGAGTTGAAGCCAGTGAGAGCCGCCTCGCCCCCCTCCTCAGGGATCTGCTCCAGCCCCCCTTCCACAGAGCAGCCCTCAGCTACATTCTCTGCCATCTTGGATAACTTTAGAGAGGCTTTAGCGGCCTTATTCTCATCCTGTGAAGACACAAAGGAGAGAGTGGATGAGGTTAGACAACAGGAAGAGTCAACATACAAGATAAGTATGAACGTTTATGTTTAAGGCTCCAGTTAGGGTCATAAAAACCGCAGCAGATCCTGTTTTGCAGCCAGCTGATAGACTAGGACattattacatatttttttattctgtttTACCATTTATATTTGATTTGCTTTCAAGCATAAGTTTGCAAAGAGTATTAAATCTACCTCATTATATATCAGTACTCTGAGTGAGATAAGATGTTCCCATCCTAATGTGTTCATTCATAGGGAACAATGTGTTCACAGAATGGGATTTgtccaatatatatatacacacattttcAAATTGACTGCATGATTATAGAGATTATATTGAAGTGTCACGTAAAAGCCTGAGGCATAGAAAATTAATGAATATCAATTCATATGAATGTGGGCTCTGAGATGGAAATGAAATTTGACATTTATGTGTATGATAAATTATTCATCTTCATGGCTTGCCTCAGATATGTAACTTTACATTTATCAGtcgcataaaaaaatatatgaaacaTGACTGCTACTGGTGGCCATCCCCATCTAGTGGTCATGCAATATAAACTGACCAAGACTCCAAAATCAGCACAGACAATGAAATACTGTCCAGCTAATAGCACAGACTTTCCATATGTACACCAGAATGAATGACTACAATACTTTAAATAAAGTCTGCCTGAAACCTCTGTTTGTATATGAACCTGCAGACTGTGACTGATGTAACATTTAAGAGTGAGAGACTTTAGTCAGATTGAAAATCACACTTCGTCAGCAGTGGGTTGTGGGAAAATAAGTTTAATGGTTAAGTCAAATGTCTAGTTATGTGTTTCCCTACCGGTTGTGTGATAACCACATCAAAGGGTTAGGTTATGTAATATGCTTCCTGAGATGAGCTTTAAAGAGGTAGGACTACCAGTGACATTTGAAAGGTTGTAGGTATCCAACCTTACACTCACTAAGACTGAAAAGCctattagagagaaagagagacagagagagggagagagtgtgtgtatgcatgagATACACCAGAAGAACATTTACCACAGTTATCGCAATGATTCAACGAGGTAAGAGTGAGCAGTGAGGTAGTTTACCAATAGCAGGAAATGCTTTTGTGTCTAGTTGGCTCAGTATGCTAGTTTCATTATTTGACACCATACAAACCTGTATGACATGCTCTTTCATAAGCTGTTGGTGATTACACTTATTTTGTGTACTGAACATTTACCAATTAGTTTGGCTGAGAAGACCCTGACACTAGTTTCTAGTATaatggcagggtagcctagtggttagagtgttggactagtaccCGAAAGGTtacaagttcaaatccccaagctgacaaggtacaaatctgtcatttttCCCcggaacaggcagttaacccactgttcctaagctgtcattgaaaataagaatttgttcttaactgacttgcgtacttaaataaaggtaaaataataacCAAAATAACTGCAAATGTTCTCAATATTTCCAATGGACTGGTTCATACAATCTTGCACTCCATCTATGGGACAAGAAAGTTCTAGCAGCCTGTAAGGGGACGCTACATTAGATATGGCATTGTCTGTTCATAAAACCAGTACTTCACACTGAGATTCACAAATACTCACACACAACCCATCTGTCCAAAACATCACTTGACACCTATGCTTCTCTGACAGCTGCCACTCACTCAATGTCTCAGTGATGATGTTTTCACAACGTTAGAGAAATGTTGTATTATTGAATATCCACTGAGGGAGACCAGGAATATGCAGAGGATGTTATCCCTCCTAATTCCCTATGCTAATCCTAGCATACCCCTCTGACCCTGCATCCCATAGAGACAGCTATGTCTTTGTTGTCACTGCCCCGCCCTGTCCCATCGTAGCACTGCTCACATATAACACATAAcattttgcactgactctatgcacactcataAGACTATGtacactgcactacactacacacacacccttttACATTcaacatatgctgctgctactctgttctttaatTTACTCTTAATATCTATCCTgatgcttagtcactttaccctgccttcatgtacacatctacctcaattaccttgttgatccagtactggtactccctctatatagctccattcttgtgtattttattttattcctcgtATTACTGTGCCTCGTGTTACCATGTGACTTATAAGATTGTATTTACATTTGACTTTCACTCATTCAGAAAAATTATATAGTATCACTTATCTCTTCAAGTGTCTATTgcttctctatcgctctctctgtctctctctctctctctctctaaactctttcaccctgtctctctcaacactctctctgtctctgtacacaCTGTCCAGATTTAATGTTGGGAAACTGGCCCAGTCCTGAGTGTCTGAACTGAGTCACATTCCCCTCTCCCCTGCCATGTGTGTGTGATCTCACATTGAGAGCATTGTGGGGAATGGGGATAGGTCGGCTTGTAATCAGGGAGTGAAACAATCACAACTGAGACTGTGTTATGACACTGAGGGTTGGGGAGCTCATCTCTGATGTGGTTttatgaggtgtgtgtgaggtATGTTTGCTTTGGTTTTTACTTATAAAAATTGTTTtaccccaattttgtggtatccaattggtagttacagtcttgtctcatcgctgcaactgccgtacggactcaggagaggcgaaggtcgagagccgtgcgtcctccaaaacacaacccagccaagccgcactgtgTCTTGACACAATGTCCACTTTACCCGGAAGCCGCACCAATGTgcctcaccaatgtgtcggaggaaacaccgtacacctggctatcgtgtcagcgtgcactgcgcccggcccaccacaggagtcactagtgcgcaataggacaaggacatccctgccggccaaaccctcctctaacccggacgacgctgggccaattgtgcaccgccccatgggtctcccggtcgcggccagtgcgacagagcctggactcgaacccaaaatctctagtggcacagctagcactgcgatgcagtgtcttagaccactgcgccactcgcgAGGCCCCATGTTTGCTTTGTGTGTTCTCCATTTCTCTTCCTCTGCCTAAAAATAAAACACTCATCTCCACTGCCTTTCCCCTTTCCCTGTCTACTTTGCAATGTGTTGCGTAATCACACTGCTTATTGATTCCTGAGGCGATGGCTGGGGGAGATAATCCGTCCGTTAGCTGGGTTTGGCCTGTTGACAGAGTTGGGCATAATTTGAGGCACTGCGATGGAACAGATCTGTATCGCTTTATTCAACTAATTCGGTCAGGAACTGCCGATGTAAAAACAATGCCATGGTAACCTGTCACAGTAATAAGGTTAAAGGTGGAGTTTTGCAATATTGTGACACATGTAAGCAGGTTTGTAATGTTTAACATCTCATTAAAGGTGTACTCATTATCCTTTCCTACCTCTCCACCCTGCTGTTCCCTCATATTAAATCGTTCTTTATCATTTGTTCCTTCCTGTGTAGGTGTACTCCCAGAGCATCTAGCCCTCCTCCACCTCAATTAGTACCACTTTCCTTTTTTCCCTTGTTATCGTCAAGGCAACAATCCCCTGACACTTTCTATTTGTTTCATCACAGTTCAAACAAGCAGCTCGGGATCACAGCTCATGCAAAGCCAAAGGCTTTTTGTGATGGCTTTCATTACTCTTGTACCGGGGGAGATGTAAGTGTTTTTTGCAATgatgaaatacatttaaaaagtacTTGACTGGAGCAGCGTGCACTGTTAAACAGGATAATGTGATGTTCAAGCCTGCAACATATGTTTTGAGACAAATCCTTTGTGATTTTGAATTCCGTACTTTGGTTTATTCTGGCATACTGAACATCATACCTCATCACTGCCAGGCAGATATTATGTTCATACGTTTCATATACTGTATCCATCCTTACACTCACTAAGACTGAAAAGCCTAAAAGTctattagagagaaagagagacagagagagtgtatgtATGCATGAGATACACCAGGAGAACATTTACCACAGTTATCGCAATGTTTCAGCGAGGTAGGAGTGTGCAGTGAGGTAGTTTACCAATAGCAGGAAATGCTTTTGTGTTTAGTTGGCTCAGTATGCTAGTTTCTTTATTTGACACCATACAAACCTGTATGACATGCTCTTTCACAAGCTGTTGGTGATTACACTTATTTTGTGTACTGAACATTTACCAATTACTTTGGCTGAGAAGACCCTGACACTAGTTTCTAGTATAACCAAAATAACTGCAAATGTTCTCAATATTTCCAATGGACTGGTTCATACAATCTTGCACTCCATCTATGGGACAAGAAAGTTCTAGCAGCCTGTAAGGGGACGCTACATCAGATATGGCATTGTTTCATATACTGTATTTTTGCATCAGCATTAACCAATACCACATCCTTCCCCTTATTAATCCTTGTGCTGGTCTGACGTTCACAATGGTACTAGTGGAACCTATCATAAAAAGACCATCGCTTCCTTATCTGGTGCTGTGTCCTACTCGGCTTGCAGAGTGTGTGTTTATTTCGGGCTTGCCTTTCCCTCTCTCCGGATTCCATCCACCATTCCCTGGCTACTAGCCACTGTAACATTCTGCCCCCTCGCCTCCTAGCCTCTCCTCCCAGTCCTCAACAGGGCAACAGATAAACATAGGATCATGTCACCCCGGCAACCACCATTGTGGAATATCGCCCCTGGTGGGGTGTGAAGATTAGCCTGATAAACGACTATGGAGGATGATGACCCCCCCCCAGCGACACCATCGGAGGAACTACTGTACTAAAACGCTACTGTACGGCATTCTATGGGACAGATTAGATTCAGAACATAACTGTCATCATCATACTAATATCAACAATGTTGCTACAGCTAAACAGCACATTACATGACCCCTAAGCAGCATGTTGGCCTGGCCTACCACTGATTCCATTGGGGTGATGTAATAAGATGATGGGTGCCTCGCCCACCTCGGTACAATGCCACATAGAAACTGAGAGAACAAATTGAGAGGGCAGAGTCCTCTGATGCCAGCCAGCCACTATGTCTAGACTAGGCCCCATTAAAAAGCTCTTTCCCCCAACCAGCCCTTGGTTCTTCCAGAGTCAGACCCTGTTGACTCTCAAAACCTTCACTCAGAGCCTCACTGCAGAATAACAATCAGGAGCTGTGAAGTCTGGAACAGGAAGAGGCTACAGGCAATGGAAAAACTGCTCAGCCGGGCATTCTGGGAAAGGCTGAAGTCATACAAACGTAGGACGCTACATCATTGAGGGCATCGCCATGTCCTGTGTCGAGGTGGTGCCCCGACGCAGCCTGATTAAAATCATGTAGGAAAGGAAATGCACGTCTTCGCGGCCATCAGTAGCTCTCCCTGTGTGTGATTAATGAGAGAGATAGGGAATGgacggagggaaagagaggacgGAAATGAGAACTCCATGAGTGTCCCTGTGttaccctctctcctcccactctaGCCGTGGAAAAGTCTGGTCTACATGTGAGTGTGTACGCTACTATGCTTGAAGGAGTGCCTGTGGAGAATGTGGTtggttgagtgtgtgtgagtcttcacagaaagaaagagggagctCTGTTTGTTAGTGTCTCTTTCTTTGCTCGGCTCGAAAGGGAGAGTGGCCTGGGGGGGGGCtgaattacagctcatggaaaAGCTGGCAGACGGAGGAGATTTAGCACTggttacactgtgtgtgtgtgtgtgtgtgtgtgtgtgtgtgtgtgtgtgtgtgtgtgtgtgtgtgtgtgtgtgcgcgcatgtggcACACGCATGTTTGTGTGTAATGTGGAACAAGAGTGTCTGTAAATCTCTATATGcaatactgtgtgtgtttgtgtacagtgtgtgttggcTATGACAGTGTATCCTATGCAGGGTGCTGAGTCCAGGCAAGTCGACATCTGTCTATTGCTCATGAGGGAAACACTCCCTAGGAGGTATTCTGAAAAAACACAAACCAGCCTGAGGCCCAGAGAACACAGTAAACAAGTCATGCATTCTGCGGCCTGAGAATGaaataacagagagagagtgtgtatgtgtgtgtgagagagagagagagtgaatgagagagagagagtgtgtgtgtatgtattagagcgagagagagagagagagagagagagagagagagagagagagagagagagagagagagagagaggtatgagaaGGAAAGTAAAAGGTACAGTGGTAAACAGGCCTCTTAACATTTAAAGTCTTGCAGTCCCCACCGATGCTACATGAGGCCTATCCTGTTTTGGTATCTGAATGCAGCATTTTACTACTAAAACCTTAAAAGGCTTTCTAGTTGGTTATTTTTCTCTGAGTTTGAGTGTTCTGCCTCTGACTCATAGGCACTGGGGATCATTATTAACCACACACTAGTTGCCATGGACGACAACAGAGCAAACTCTAAAAACTACAGCAGCTATGGCTATAAGGGCACTATGGCGTCTCTTTCTTCTCCTAGCCAGCCCAGGGCCCCTTTTCTGCAACACAAAGCCACACTCTCAGACTCTCTCCTTGGATATCAGTCACAGTCCTATGACATCAGCATTTTATAATATCAATTAAATAAACCTAATATTAATGTCTG
Coding sequences within it:
- the LOC120035946 gene encoding caveolae-associated protein 1-like, producing the protein MADPAGLQKERVALTEVSDDDEEVSLVAAAVQPATDSDEDDLSEEVDLVLATGSGTKSEAQVNGVMVLTLLDKIIGVVDQIQQTQNGLEARQQDMEKSVSCIQGELAKLSKSHTGTANTVNKMLDKVRKVSVNVKTVRTNLEKQAGQIKNLESNENELLKRRHFKVLIYQDENKAAKASLKLSKMAENVAEGCSVEGGLEQIPEEGGEAALTGFNSDEEVEIEEIIEESRAEKIKRSSKARVDNIKKAFSKEQREKRAQKTKDNLEKTKQKTRDNLEKTRQKTHDKLEKTKHSLEKKMGKLGNKMTPNMERKEKLKGSKEMLKKSLTPDHTVYARSKTTVYRVPPFTFHVKKFRDGDVEVVHTEGTEMVEVAENEALQAGEGDVEVEELVRVVDTPEMAAVLELDEEEEELVRVDTPEMAAFLEVAEDQVAEHLIRLENKLPVVKTSMKTTSK